A region of the Plectropomus leopardus isolate mb unplaced genomic scaffold, YSFRI_Pleo_2.0 unplaced_scaffold11729, whole genome shotgun sequence genome:
AACTGAGAAATTTGGTCCGTGCATGTAGgtctaaaaaaatgtctgatgtgACTGTGAGGAAGCAAACAATTATGAATAAAATACgaaaatatgattattaatgACTGTAATGAATCTACAATCAGTTATTTTTGACATGTGTGTAAAATGAGCCTTTGAAGGAAGTTCTAAAAATCAACTATTActaaaaagaaatgctgaaattcctccataaaaagttgttttctctTTAACAGTTACAGAAACTAAAATCTAttgaaacaataaattaattaataaattaggGAGCTGTAAAATAAGGCATTTACCTTTCATCTTTGCCtccaaaaagattttaaaaaagcattctTTGCTGTTTCTTTGATAAACACCTGAGACTGTGATAATATCATAATGTGGTGAAAAGCACTTCACCTTTGTACACGACTCCAAACTGTCCTGAGCCCAAAACCTCGCCTGTAAGGATCTGATACACCGAGCTGAtgtcctgaaaaacacacacacacacagacacacacacacacacactgaggtaTGAAGAAGTTCGTGGTGATTAATTATCATTTCAGGAGTAAGTCGATCCTTACCACGCTGTCTCTGTGCGAATCTTTCTCTGTAATCagaacaaaatcattttaatgagcATTTATTGTCAaatcaaatgctgaaaaattgaATATTCTCTGATTCATGTTTAGAGGTTGCCTGACTCATTACAAATCATATTAATGCTCATTTTTGTTAAGTAACCCTGACGTTTTTCACTTTTGATTGAAATTATTTGGGCTTTGTGCTCCGACGCCCACGTTAAGTTTTGTGTAACGAGTTATTAATGGAACAACAGCTCATCACACTCAGTTACATAACCTGTGAACAGCTCTGTTGTCTCGTTTGCATTTATTAATGTGAGCatcagagagtttttttttgttattttcggCTCACTGCTTGTTATTTTCTCCCCGCCGTGTCCGCCGCTGCTCTGCACCGGCATCAGAGCCTGACGGATGGCGCTCTCCCAGGCCGGCCCGTCCTCTTCGGCCACCACGCAGTACACCAGCGAGGCCGTCTCCACCTCCAAGGAGTGGGCGCTGTTGCCTGGCAACGAGGGCACGGTGAGGTGGGCGGAGCCTCGGACGTGCAGCACCTCAGACAGAGTGATCTCCTGCAGGACAGACGTCacaaaatgatgttttcttaTGATTTATCTGTAATTCTTTCCATTCTTTATGTTTACATGTGgtctgtgattttgtttttttattcttttaggCGTTTTGTGTCACTTAACATTTATCCCTCttctgtttacagtaatatttttggAGTCATTTCTAGCTGAAGAGTTTGCACCgtctgttgctgtgtgtgttttcgggTGATGAGCTGCACCTTGTAGTACTTGGTGCTGCTCTCGTTCTGGTACAGAGTGATGCTCCTCCAGTCCAGGATCCAGTAATGACGTTTCCTCtgggaatataaaaaaaagacataaataattcataaaCGACAGAATGAATTTAGAGGTTAATGGCTTTGAAAAGGGTTAATCCCCAAAGACACATTTGAACAGACTTCTAAATCTGCAATTTCGTCAGCAAAGTCTGCTTAGTTGGCTGACAGGGTGAAGTGAACGCCTCAGCTTGTTGTGGTTGATAAAATGAGAGCTAACATTAGTAACTGTGtgttaaatagaaaaaaaagtgagatcaCTTTCTTAAATGCTGtgatgtctaaaaaaaaaaaaaacagaaaaaaaccatcATTAGTTTCATATACTTGAATCAACAGGTATTTTACTgcccaaaatgtatttaaaaaaaaaagggttggagaaaaaaaaaatatttaaaattattatttttaaagatatgtatagtaacatcattttattttactctcgTTTTCtgttttgggagaaaaaaaaagtttaaggcAAGTtcaatttaagactttttaagctttttttctgaatattttttaattaattgtttcattaaattaaaattaaatttaagacaaatatataattatacaaatgtgaaatgaatgaaaaaaataaataaaataaaagtaaaatacaaaaataataaaacaataataataatatatgctgtgaaaaaaatatgtgtgtgtctcaccagTGTGTCAGTGTTGGTGTGGTGCAGCAGCCATCCCTCTCTCAGGACTCCACCTGCTCTCCTCTTCGAGTGATGCACCGACTGGACGAGCCTCATCACAGGGATGAAGCTGCTGAAACACGGACTGACGGAGGGACAGAGGACAAAAGACAAGAGACAAAAGAGGCCGATTTAAGGA
Encoded here:
- the LOC121963570 gene encoding serine/threonine-protein kinase D3-like, translating into CRFNCHRRCELLVPRDCPGERRRTNGEECTAAGHSSPADPEDNDSERTSMTTLETSDDEMSTDGDWTAETKDGEPQREPMSPCFSSFIPVMRLVQSVHHSKRRAGGVLREGWLLHHTNTDTLRKRHYWILDWRSITLYQNESSTKYYKEITLSEVLHVRGSAHLTVPSLPGNSAHSLEVETASLVYCVVAEEDGPAWESAIRQALMPVQSSGGHGGEKITSKKDSHRDSVDISSVYQILTGEVLGSGQFGVVYK